A stretch of the Corylus avellana chromosome ca6, CavTom2PMs-1.0 genome encodes the following:
- the LOC132185520 gene encoding disease resistance protein RUN1-like: protein MAFSGDSSSSSIPRWDVFLSFRGKDTRKNFTAHLYAALRREGIHTFMDDKLRTGEEISPALVKAIEESEISIIVLSKNYTSSRWCLDELMKILECRKTRRQKVLPLFYDVDPSC from the coding sequence ATGGCTTTTTCCGGAGATTCTTCGTCTTCATCAATTCCTAGATGGgatgtattcttgagttttagaggtaAGGATACTCGTAAAAATTTTACTGCCCATCTGTACGCAGCTTTGCGTCGAGAGGGAATCCACACCTTCATGGACGACAAGCTTAGAACTGGAGAGGAAATTTCACCAGCACTCGTCAAAGCAATTGAAGAGTCTGAGATTTCAATTATTGTACTCTCTAAAAACTATACATCATCCCGATGGTGCCTGGACGAGTTAATGAAGATTCTCGAGTGTAGAAAAACAAGGAGGCAAAAGGTTTTACCGTTGTTCTACGACGTAGATCCGtcgtgttag